TCAGGGGAGAAGAACCGGGGTAAGATATGTTGCTTATTTTGAATCTttgagacagagaaataaactGAAGAGAACGACTTTGACATAGTGAGATACATCCTGTAAAACTGTTAAAGTTCTTTATTGTAATCTGTGTTAAAGCCCGCTCGAGAATGAAATACCAGCCTCTCCTGCACACAGCAATGCTTCCATGCAAAGTGACCAGTCCAAGGATGACCCTCTCAACTTCAGGGGAGGAGAACCGGGGTAAGATATGTTGCTTATTTTGAATCTttgagacagagaaataaactGAAGAGAACGACTTTGACATAGTGAGAAACATCCTGTAAATTCCATTTTGGGACTTAACAATaatgttaaagatgttaaaatTGTTAAAGTTCTTTATTGTAATCTGTGTTAAAGCCCGCTCGAGGATAAAAGACCAGCCTCTCCTGCACACAGCTATGTTTCCAAGCAAAGTGACCAGTCCAAGGATGACCCTCTCAACTTCAGGGGAGGAGAACCGGGGTAAGATATGTTGCTTATTTTGAATctttgagacagagagaaataaactgAAGAGAACAACTTTAAAATAGTGAGATACATCCTGTAAATTCCATTTTGGGGCTTAACAATaatgttaaagatgttaaaatTGTTAAAGTTCTTTATTGTAATCTGTGTTAAAGTTCTTGAGCACAAAAGATCAGTCTCTCTTCTTTGTTGGATGTTTGATCCAGAGATATTCAGAGACAACATTAGAAACTAAATTTGAAGAGAATGACTAGGTTAATATTTCAGATATTAAAGTTGTTAGTTTGTTATTGTGAAATCACCAAAATAATCTGTGTTTAAGGCCACTTGAGCACAAAAGACCCGTCTCTCCTGCACCCAGCAACATGGCATAGGATGATACAACGTGTGTATATTGTTAGTGCtataacataaaacaattgAGTAACAATAtgagaaaaatgacaaaatagtgCAGTGAAGCCTGAGGGATACATTTCACCTCAAACATAATTAGCATATTCATCTTTGTCACAATAAATGTATCTTTCTGTATTGACACAAACATGTCTCGACTGTGCCAGCAGTGCTTCCACGGAAACTGCCAGCGATGGACACGACCGAAGCGAAGGTACTTAAACAAGGAGCAGCACAGAAACTGAATTAAcgttacaataaatacagtttcacaaattaattcaaattaaacacaaaacattgcAAACTCATGCTTACAATTCTTTGGCATTATATTGTGTAGGAGTGTAAAATGAATTGCAATTACAGCATTCTGCtttctctgtattttctttataaattCTTTAGACATCAAACAGGAACTCAGCGCAGACCTGAAGAAGAGAATCCTCAATCAGTATAAAGAGAAACTGAAAGGACATGAAACTGACACACAACTCTTCAATGTAACAGATGGCAAAAACAAGGACGCTAAAGAAAAGGCCTCTGGTGCATTATTTGATAAAGCGCGAACGGTGCTAATGGAGGGAGTGGCTGGTGTtggtaaaacatttcaaacaaattTGTTCATGGTCGACTGggcaaaaacaaaatggaaaaaaaatgttgattttatgGTCTCATTTCATTTCTCCAAGCTGAATTCAAGGAAAGAAGTTCAAAGCCTGAAAGCTCTGCTTGATCTTTCCCTCAATGACGATAAATGCAGAGATTACAAGTATGAGAATTGTAAAGTTGCTTTTGTCCTTGACGGCTTGGAAGAATGTAAACTTCCTCTGGATTTTGCAAAGAACGAGGAACTGACTGATATGGAAGAGGCAGCCTCGATGGATGTGCTGCTAACAAACCTCATCAAGGGGAAGTTGCTTCCCACTGCTTGTCTTTTGATCACCTCTCAACCTTCAGGAGTCGAGAAGATTCCTCCTGAATATAttcagaaaaagacagaatgtcGAGGTATAAAACTATGATACTAAAACAATAACGTAGCTCATACTCTGTATTGTGTGATCTGCATCATGTCTCGTTCTTTTTGTtatggaaaatatttttaacattggtttctttaaaatgtttttcaggtAGTACTTGCTCACTGTGTTGTACTATAAATAATTTTAGCTGGTTATGCTCAAAACAATTAGTTTAATGATACTTAAAGACTTAAACTAGTTCATGCGGCTTCTGTCCTTCAtaataactttgttttgtttattattcagAGACAGAGAAGCGACGTCAGAAGCTGGCGTCAGCCCTGAGAAGAAGATTTCTCAATGAAACCACTCAACCTGAAGACCCAAACCATCCTAACCAGATAAACACAGAACACATCatgagagaggacagaagtGCTGAAGTCAATGATGAAGAGAAAAATGAACAAACTCAGGCAAAATCAGTGACACCAGTGAATGCCATAGCTGACATCTTCAAGGATAAACAAGGAAAAAAGATCAGAACTGTGCTGACTACTGGAGAAGCTGGAATTGGAAAATCCTTCCTTGTGCAGAAATTCATTAAAGAGTGGGCTAATAAGGACAATAGCTCACTTTCTGCTTGGTTTAataagaaaaggaagaaagtcCGGGCTAAAGATGAAGACATTATATTTCGACTAAATTTCTCTGAGCTTAGTttgataaaagagaaaaaaatcagttttatgGAACTTCTTAATCAGTTCTTCGAGGAAACTAAGGAATGTGTGGTCTCTAACTTTGAACAGTTcaaagttttctttgttttggatGGATTGCATGCTTATCAACCTCCTCTTGACTTTGACAACAAGGACTCTTTGACTGATGTCAGAGAGCGAGCTTCAGTGGATGTGCTCCTGACAAACCTCATCAGAGGAACACTGTTTccttctgctctgctctggATAACCTCCCGACAGAATATGCCCGATGCATGTGTCGACAGGACGACAGAAATACGATGTAAGTTTATGGGTGCGGATGAGGCTATCAAGGGAAGCTGTATAAATAAGGGCGTAATCAAACCCGAGCAAATCCATGTTTAAAGTACTTAGTTCAATCAAAATCAAACAGTGGGCATGAAGTAGCAAAAATGCTCGTAACTACCATGGTCCGAGTCATTTTAATAATGAGTATCTGCTGAGTCCGATacttatttacataaatgttgaCTGAAATGTATCTGACACAGTGAAATAACATAGACAACTATAGACAATTGTATCTGAAACACCTTATTGTTTCTATTGGAGGTCCTGGTTCAAAGTTATAAAGTTTTTCAGCTCAAATTATTGGGAGAATGCGACTCCTGAAATTGATGTGACCCGATCTGCTCGAGAGAAAAAGAATAACCTGAATACAAAATACTCGTGATTGTGCGGCGGAATGGAGCTTCTTCCATCACAACCAATCTTTGACAAGTACAGACACCGGCTTGCAGAGAGCACCTAACCAGACAATCGACATGCTTAATATCGTCCTGTTACCAAGTTTTCTCATTGAATTACcgttaattagttaattaatgccactgatatttgttattttcacaGGTCAGAGACAGCCTGCGCTGACTAGAAATGAAAAGCTGCTATCTTAATGCGTGTGTGGCGCGGGggtgcgtgcgtggcgcggattctatttagttcctctcctttcctccattctgtaggtgtgtgcgcacgtgtgtgtgcgccaGGTGCGAacccccgcccttcgcaaaacggagcgaaggagagaatgtgaatgcgtagacagtacaaactgaaacgtgcacataaattagatcaatagtataagcatttagtttatttaataaaagagacctgtcaatgtgaaaagtgagttgtgaaaagaaaaaagaaacacaccttgaatttcaggggagGGGATATTATGTAGCTTTATTAGTTAAgttaagaagaaaaacaaatccattACATAATCATTCAATTGCCGTCAGTCTACAAAGGAAACACCTGAACAGAATCAAATATACTGTTTTTTGTCCTAAATATACAGCCATAAAAACAGACCAGCAGGATAAGGGGGACAAATCAAACTCTGGTTCAGACTCAAACATACAAATCACCAACTGTCATAATGCTGATATTCAGCATCTTCTTAGGCAGACTCTTTCATGTTTTAAGCCTCTCTCATAGTTGGCCAGGGTTTACCTaaacaaatccaaatccaaaattCAACTTAATTGTTGATGCTATGGTTTGGAATTGATAAAGTGCATTATGATtgtatttctattatttaatCACAACTATTGTCTAATTTCTGTCCACAGTaactaaaaacaatattttcctaCAGGTAAGCCTGATGTTGCAAGTCAACAGAATCTCAAATCTCAGTTGAAGGAGCAATTCACCCATGTGCCTCAGGGGATCGATATGCAGAAAACCTCTGCTCTTCTGAATGAGATCTACACAGATCTCTACAtcatcgagggacagaggggagAGGTCAATGTTCAGAATGAGATCAGACATGTTCAAGACGCAAAGTTCAAACCAGTGGGACAAGAGACCTCGattaaatatcaaaacatcctTCTGGATGCATCTGGAGAAAAGAAACTCATAAGAACTGTGCTGACGATCGGATTGGCAGGCATTGGAAAGACGTTTGCTACAAAGAAGTACATGCTGGACTGGGCTGAGAGTAAAGCCGACGGGGgcatattttatatgtttccACTTTCTTTCCGGGAGCTGAATTTGAGAAAAGACCAAGAGCACAGCTTAGAGGAACTCATATTTCAGTTTTGTCCGGGAATGAAGACATCAGAAATAAAAGACTTTGATAAGTACAGCATTCTGATTGTCCTGGATGGTCTTGATGAGTGTCGCCTTGATCTTGACTTCAAGAAAGATGACAAATGGACAGATGTGAGTAAACCAACCTCAATGAATGTTCTGCTGACAAACCTCATCCAAGGAAATCTGCTTTCTAAAGCTCAAATCTGGATCACAACCCGACCTGCATCAGCCAACCGTATCCCCGCTGATAAAGTTGACCGGGTTACAGAGGTGCGAGGATTTAATGACgagcagaaggaggagtactTCCGGAGGAGATTCAGCAATAAAGATTTGGCTGAGAAAATCTTGTCGCATGTCAAGAAATCAAGGAGCCTTTACATCATGTGTCACATTCCTGTCTTCTGTTGGATCACAGCAAATGTTCTGGAAGACTTTGttagagaaacagaaaaacaaggagACGAAGAGAGAATGAAGACAAACGAAGAAGGGAGGATGCCAAAGACTCTGactgatatgtatatatacttcCTTGTGTTACAATGCAGACAGGCTAATGTGAAGTATCTTGAAGGTGAGACAGCTGAGAATTCTGAGACAGATTCATGCTGGAATGCAAGGAACAAGGAAACAATCATGTTTCTGGGGAAACTGGCTTTTGACGGTCTACGGAACGGAAACCTTCTCTTCACTGAAGAAGATTTGAGAGAGTATGAGGTTGACATCGAGAAAACTGTAGTCTTCTCTGGATTATTCACTCAGGTTACCCGAGAAGTCTGTGGTCTGTACCAACagaaaatgttctgctttgtCCATCTGAGCATTCAAGAGTTCCTGGCAGCTTTTTATGTCTTTCACACATTCAATAACACAGGTGAAAATCTGTTCTCCAACTCTCCAACAGTTGGAGAGTTGCCTGCAGAATTCTACAAGGCAGCAATAGACAAGGCTTTAGACAGCAAAGATGGGGAGTGGGATCTGTTTCTCCGCTTCCTGCTAGGCCTTTCTCTGGAGACTAATCAGAATCTACTGCAAGAGCTGCTGATGAAGACAGACAACAACACCAAGGAGACCAATCAGGAAACAATTGGGTACATCAAAGGAAAGATTAGGAATGAGAACAGTGATGCAGATAAAAAATGCAATCTTTTCTACTGTCTCAATGAGCTGAATGATCACTCTCTTGTGGAAGAAATGAAAAAGTATCTCCGATCAGGAACAGTCACATTTGAAAACTTCTCTGCCTCCCAGTGGTCAGCTCTGACTTTTGTGCTGCTGACATCAGATGAGAAGCTTGATGTGTTTGATCTGAAAAAGTACCTGAAATCAGAGACGGTTCTTCTAGGAATGTTGCCGGTGGTCAAAGTCTCCCAAGTTGCTTTGTAAGTACTTTCAAATGCTCTTACAcatatgattttgttttcttgctATACACTACACCCAAAgtatatctatttatttcatGACTGAATCATGTTTACCATTTCCATGAGGGTCCCAATTGGGCTAACAGTGAGCTATAATATGTCCTGTTTGAGCAATTTGAAATGAGACCAGTAAAAATCTGCTTTATTTAGGCCCCTTGTTTCTCTGCTGATGTTGGTAAGGTAGGAAAGGTTGGGCCCATGTTCTATCAATACATAGTGAAATGTTCTATACGTTCGGTGAGCCTTTCAATGGAAGCCCAGTCCTTAAGGATGACTGCGTAGAATCTGTTCTTGTGACTGTCCTTCCGGGTCCTCTACTTCAAGCAGCTCAGAGTTCAAGTTGTTTTAAGACAGCGTGAGCAGCATGCGAATAAAATATATCTCCATAGTAAAGAACACGCATGATGGTTGACAATTTCAATTTCGGTATCATTAAACATATGGATGGCAGGTAGATGCAAACTGAAATGACAGGTTTTATTCTCAAGAACCTTTGTTCTTGTCAACATACAGCACAAGTTTTAGACTATGCAGAGATGTCTGAGGAACGGTAAAGGAAGACTGTAATCGTGATATGGTTTGAGTTGAATAGGAGCCAACTGTATTCAAGACTGTGTCATCCGTATAAGTTTATGTGGGAGTGATaacattatttttgtaaaatgtaaaggtCCCAGCACAGATCCTTGTGGTACCCCACTATTTATCCCAAAGGAGGTTGTTTTGAGACCGTCAGTGCTGTTTGCCTGTGTTCCGTCAGAAAATATGCAGGAAACCAATTCTCAGGAAAAACATCCAAACCAAGACAGTGTAGTTTAAGTAAAATGCAGAGTCAACAGTATCACAAGCTTTTTCAGTGAATGTATTATTCAATTTAATACAACTGCCGTGGCAGTAATTGTACTATGTTGTGGTCTAACATCTGACCTCTGTGGCCGGATAGTACTGTTACATTCTAGATAAACACGTATTTGCCTGTTAACCAGAGTTTCAAGGATCTTTTAAAGGGGACAGATTTTAGATATTGGGTGATAATTGTTCATGTTATCAATGGATCCACCTGTGTGCAGTGGGATGACCTCAGATGCCTTCCATAAGGCTGGTGTCTTACCAGTAATTAGTGTAATTTAAGTAGCTATAAAAAAGAAGGAAGCTTCATGACAAATAGAGTTTTGAAAAGTATTACTGTGATATAGGATGTCTTATCGGGAGAGCATCATGGTTTCTTTGATGTCTAAATACTTACCAATAGTGGAGCATGCCTATATGTGCTTACAtatgttttcacaggctgagttGGTGTGAGCTCTCTGAGGAATCCTGCAGAGGTCTGTCGTCCTCAGTCCTCAGCTCCCCATCCTGTAATCTCAAAGAGCTGGACCTGAGTCATAACGACCTGCAGGATTCAGGAGTGCAGATGCTTGCTGATGGCCTACAGAGTCCATACTGTAAACTGGATATTCTCAAGTAAGTAAACACTACTGTACATTTGTACACCCACTAACTGTCATTAACAGGATTGGAAGGTTGTGTAGGTTTAGTAATAGTTATTCCAAAAAAGGTCCATTGAGCAGTGCAGCAAAGTTTATGATAAAGTAAATGTATGTCTTCAGAGCACAGAATAAAGACTCCAAATAAGGAAAGTAAGGAAAACATCCAATATAAGAGGAACTCTTTGTAATTTTGTCAAAGTTAAACATTGACACTCTtctaatgtcattttttttaacagtctGAAAACCTGTACATAGTTcagctctctctgtgttgttgtctGAACCACCCGCAGCGCCTTGACTCACCCACTGAGCTGCCTCTTCTGGTGACGGTCAACCTGTGATGGTCTCAGGATCATGGGAAATGGTTGTTCGTTGAAGATcacttaaaataattaataacaaggatattattatattagagCTCATATATCCTTACCAAGACCATAGCCAGGATAAGGCTAATACCGAAAATATctatgtgcttataaatgtgcccaataataacttaaaatatatatatacattcgTTTAAAATCATTGCTTGTGTACAAAGGTAGAATAAACACAgttaattaaagaataaaaaaatattatcataatgttttattaagacATTTATATGTTTGATTGGATGAAAAATGtctgttaaaatattaaaataaaaaataaagagaacgaaaaagaaaagatgaaattACCTTTCTAAATCATTAAATCTGGAATTAAAGGTTCTCAGTTcgacattcagtgcagaaaatgaagtcacactccctctgtgtgtgtgttgtaatgcgagcttctctgtgctttgtttacataGGCCGTAggtgcatgttagtgcatgtgtGGCTAGCTAATGGCCGCCGCTCTGCACTGCGATCATACGGTGGCTACCGGTGATAACGCTGTCCCAGCTACACTCTGGTCCCCCCTCATGTTTCTCAACATTTCtaaccaaaaagaaaaacatgattaCCACgaagagaaacattttttattaaaaatgtattaatttggtgtgtgtgtgtgtgtgtgtgtgtgtgtgtgtggtctgttcTGGTCTACAGGCTGTCAGGTTGTCAGGTGACAGAGAACGGCTGCAAATTCCTGGCCTCAGCTCTGATGTCCAAAACTACCTCCTCGCTGAAACAACTGGATCTGAGTTACAATCACCCAGGAGCCAATGGGATGAGGTTGCTCTCTGATATAGCTGCGGATCCAAATAGGAGCCTGAAGACACTCTGGTACGTTAAGATGTCGTGTACATTTATAGTGATATAGCTGGTTCTTCTAGTTATGATAAGACTACATTTACACAAAGGCAAAATCTGAACTAAATCTTTTATCTTATTAGCTAGCAGGCTAGTTACCAAAACACTCAAGAATCATCTTGGTGTTCAAGGGGAACACCATTTAAATTAAGAGATTCAGATATGTTATTTCAATGGCCTAGGAAAGTTCAGtcaatatttgtgaacatgagCTACTCTCTCTCGAAGCCAGAAACCAGAAAAGCAAGTCTCAAACTTGTTCAGGTATAAagtctgcagctgctccatAGACGATGAATATTTAATAGCTTTATTCTTTTGTAGTGTTGTCAGtttagaaacagaaaatgtacccGTCTACTCGGATCATTCCCCGGGGGGGTATTCTCAGTGTAATCATTGTCTGTAGAGCAGACATTAtcacacatttgagtttttGCATTTGGGAGAGAGTTTTTCATGTTAACTTATACCTTTGGGTTGTCTTTGAAAATAGGAATGttatttatgatttttgaaaatgtatctttatcTTCTTGTGACCCCTCGTCACAGGTTGTAAATGTCGCTCGGAGGTGGACTGTTCCACTAAAGACAcgttttttaatgtaattgaaATAATCTTAGGggctttaaaatgtacaatttattacatttttcattcagtagacgctcttatccagagtgacttacagtgaactaactacagacacagtccCCCTgcagcaactcagggttaagtaccttgctcaggggtacaatggtggcagccctgatATTTACTAAAATTTACTAAAAGGCTTTTCAAAGTATTGTATTGAAGATAGAAATTTCTGTTTGTGACAACGATATCATGATTGTTGCAGTTTGGACCACTGTGGAGCGCATCGGATAAAACCAGGGCTGAAGAAGTGTaagtctttattattatttttatattatttatatatattatcacttCAGAGTCTTAGAGTTAAGGGTAAGCAAATGCCTGATAAACTTGAAATAAATGTCCGataatatgtttttgtcacctaaCTCAACAAATAGTACAGGTTCTGATAAAGTATGCACTTTTACCGTATGCCATTTGTTACATGCTGATTATATTCTTCAAATAGGTCCAAATTTCGTATCAAAACCCCAAATCAATTcatgtttacttttctttagATTTGATCTTGAATTGCTGATGTGtgaatttaatccaaacaacatgtaaatattttatagTATTTCAACTGCACCAAAAACGCTAAATTGTGAgttctttgttttcctttcagaTGGTTCAGATCTGAAGCTGGATGAAAACACAGCAAGCAAGAGGCTTGTCCTGTATGACGGGAACAGGAGAGTAAAAACTGTAGAGCTGGTGATGGAGAAAGTGCAACGACCTGAAAACCAGGACAGGTTTatgaggtctcaggtgatttCTGAGGAGGGCCTGAAAGGCCTTTGCTATTGGGAGGTGGAGTGGGAAGGGAAGGTGGGCATCGCAGTGGCATATGAATCAGTGGGGAGAGGATGGGACGGAAGTGGTGGCCTAGGATGCAACGAGAAGTCCTGGAGTCTGCTCTGCTCGAGGGCTAAGTACATTATCATGCATGGCAACAAAGTTATTGAGTTAAACAAAGTGCCCGTTTATAAGAAAATAGCAATATTTCTAAACTGGGAAGCTGGCACTCTGACCTATTATGGTGTCGCATCAGAAAAGCTGAGCCTCATACACACCTTCAAGGCCAAATTCACAGAACCCCTCTTCCCATGCTTCTGGTTTAAGAAGGGCTCTGTGACTTTGTGTAAGATGGACTGAACCCCTCTGAGATGGGGAAAGTGTGTTGTAGTGATCACTGGATGCTCCACTCGATATTTCAATAGATTAGCAAAAGCTTACCTGCATCATTTCAATATCTAAATGTGAAATACTAAGTCAATATATTCACACTGTGAAGGAAGAAAtagagcaaaaataaatcccatgtTGTTAAGTTAAAGAtgtgagtaaaaaaaacaattacagatttttgtgtaaatacatattttaccCGTTTCTCATTTGTTGTCCAATTGTCACATTTAGACCAATTAACTGCTCTTACAATTTGTTCCAATTTTTTCCAATTACAATGTATTTCTTGTTAGTAAATGTGGGTTGTACTGTAATAAAAATGGAAAGTGTCATAGAGCAACTGTCTTTATGCTAACTCACAGTCTGTTAGTGGAAAACAACTCCACTACTTCCATGATGTTatcactttttttgtttgatcCAGAGCACGGATGTGCCATTCATGTTGTAACATGTCAAtgtaacaacaataaatacaacttattttattaaaactaaactgacctgtggatctgtgtgtgtaaatatatatatatatatatatatatatatatatatatatatatgtatatatatatatatatgtatatgtgtgtgtgtgtatatatatatatatatatcactatatatatatatatatatatatatatatatatatatatatatatatatatagagagagagagagagagatagatatagaataggagagagagatcaagagagagagaggataagagagagagagaggacaaagagagagatagagatatatacacatagggaatagatatatacacacacaagctatagatatacacacagatagatatagatagatatagatagatatatatatatatacaacatatatatatatagatatatatatatatatatatatatatatatatataatatatatatattatatataatatacacatatatatatatatatatatgtgtgtgtgtatatatatatatatgtgtgtatatatatatatatatatatatgtgtgtatatatatatatatatatatatatatatatatatacacaatatatatatatatacacacacatatatatatatgtatgtatgtatgtatgtatgtatatatatatatgtgtatatatatttatatatatatatatatgtgtatatatatttatatatatatatatatatatatatatatgtatatgtgtatatgtatatatgtatataatgtatattatatgtatgtatatatgtgtatatgtatatatgtatataatgtatattatatgtgtatatgtatataatgtatattatatgtatgtatgtatgcatctTACTTTTGTAAATATCTATTACTCCttgtctattttattttttcgtTAAATTTAATTTCCTAGTGTGTTATTCATAACGTTCCGTGTGCGCAGCGTGAAGAACTTTGCACCTTCctgtattttatattaacaataaaCCTTAAACCAGAAGAACTTAAAGAACagtttcaaatgtttcacaCATCCATATGGACTCTGAAACAACGTTTGCTTGATGTAACAGTCCCTTGTGTTCACACTGATTAAAAGATTCATTCTAAGATGCTTCCAATGTCAGCGATGAGGGCAAAATCCAAGTTCTTAAATCAAGTGGGCACCTTCCACAGTTAGTGTTGCAACAgaacagtgtgtttgtgctgagtTGCGGTGGAGGGAAAGGAACAAAAAGTTGATTTGTCTAACTCAGACAGGTGAAGCCTCGTATTACCTTCAGATACACTTTGAGGTCAATTGCACAGAACGAAGACTGGATTTTCCCCACAATCTCTTCCATTGGAAGCACATCGGGAAGGGGTCTCCTGATGGCCGGTATGAACAGGAGGAGTCATTACAGCAATTAAAAACTGTTAAAATGTACATATAGAGACGTGAATATTGCTTCAAGACGGATGGTAACGTAACCTTTAAGGTGGCGTTATGTTTGAAAAGATAGATCGTATGAAGTGTCTGTCCTGGAAGGAAAGTAGAGTAGCGAGACGGGATGAATCCTTCATTATGAATCTTTTTTATGAATATGGTAATAACTGC
This window of the Cottoperca gobio chromosome 7, fCotGob3.1, whole genome shotgun sequence genome carries:
- the LOC115011403 gene encoding uncharacterized protein LOC115011403 isoform X7, producing MSQEQAEATSTDHPNERPASPAHSYVSMQSDQSKDDPLNFRGGEPGASTETASDGHDRSEDIKQELSADLKKRILNQYKEKLKGHETDTQLFNVTDGKNKDAKEKASGALFDKARTVLMEGVAGVGKTFQTNLFMVDWAKTKWKKNVDFMVSFHFSKLNSRKEVQSLKALLDLSLNDDKCRDYKYENCKVAFVLDGLEECKLPLDFAKNEELTDMEEAASMDVLLTNLIKGKLLPTACLLITSQPSGVEKIPPEYIQKKTECRETEKRRQKLASALRRRFLNETTQPEDPNHPNQINTEHIMREDRSAEVNDEEKNEQTQAKSVTPVNAIADIFKDKQGKKIRTVLTTGEAGIGKSFLVQKFIKEWANKDNSSLSAWFNKKRKKVRAKDEDIIFRLNFSELSLIKEKKISFMELLNQFFEETKECVVSNFEQFKVFFVLDGLHAYQPPLDFDNKDSLTDVRERASVDVLLTNLIRGTLFPSALLWITSRQNMPDACVDRTTEIRCKPDVASQQNLKSQLKEQFTHVPQGIDMQKTSALLNEIYTDLYIIEGQRGEVNVQNEIRHVQDAKFKPVGQETSIKYQNILLDASGEKKLIRTVLTIGLAGIGKTFATKKYMLDWAESKADGGIFYMFPLSFRELNLRKDQEHSLEELIFQFCPGMKTSEIKDFDKYSILIVLDGLDECRLDLDFKKDDKWTDVSKPTSMNVLLTNLIQGNLLSKAQIWITTRPASANRIPADKVDRVTEVRGFNDEQKEEYFRRRFSNKDLAEKILSHVKKSRSLYIMCHIPVFCWITANVLEDFVRETEKQGDEERMKTNEEGRMPKTLTDMYIYFLVLQCRQANVKYLEGETAENSETDSCWNARNKETIMFLGKLAFDGLRNGNLLFTEEDLREYEVDIEKTVVFSGLFTQVTREVCGLYQQKMFCFVHLSIQEFLAAFYVFHTFNNTGENLFSNSPTVGELPAEFYKAAIDKALDSKDGEWDLFLRFLLGLSLETNQNLLQELLMKTDNNTKETNQETIGYIKGKIRNENSDADKKCNLFYCLNELNDHSLVEEMKKYLRSGTVTFENFSASQWSALTFVLLTSDEKLDVFDLKKYLKSETVLLGMLPVVKVSQVALLSWCELSEESCRGLSSSVLSSPSCNLKELDLSHNDLQDSGVQMLADGLQSPYCKLDILKLSGCQVTENGCKFLASALMSKTTSSLKQLDLSYNHPGANGMRLLSDIAADPNRSLKTLCLDHCGAHRIKPGLKKYGSDLKLDENTASKRLVLYDGNRRVKTVELVMEKVQRPENQDRFMRSQVISEEGLKGLCYWEVEWEGKVGIAVAYESVGRGWDGSGGLGCNEKSWSLLCSRAKYIIMHGNKVIELNKVPVYKKIAIFLNWEAGTLTYYGVASEKLSLIHTFKAKFTEPLFPCFWFKKGSVTLCKMD